ggaactatgggcgaggggagaaagaaatACTAAAACTAgggggcaggagagagaacaaaactatcaggatgacagaaggaataaacaaacataactgcTAAACCaaaaggaatagaaacacctaactgagaaagtaaacaaacccaaaaccCAAAATGGAAGATCCTGACAATTGTCTTACTATCGATTTTGTTCAGTCTGATGAATATCTGAAAATGTCACAAACATATGTGAACAAGATGCTGACAAGGTTTAACATGCAGAATTGTAAGCTCAGAGAAACACCCTGTGACCAAAAATTGTGTTACATAGACAATGCTGTTGTGATGAGAGATGTAAAAATGTATAGAGAGGCAGTAGGCAGCcttataaatctttaaaaaaaatctttctaaATTTTGTGGTGAGCAAGTTATCACAATATTTTTGTGAGCCAACAGAGGAACAATGGGTTACCGTGAAACATGTAGGTATCTCAAGGGATCTACAAAcagaaagctgtgtttcaggAGAAACAACAGTGAGATGTTAGGTCTACTGGCCTATAGTAATGCTGTCTGTGCAGATGACACAACCGAAATATGCAGCACTACATGTTTCTGTGTAAGCCTAAGTAAGAAAAGTCCTTTAGCTTCTTGGAAAACTAAGAAACAGCCAACAGTAGCATTTTCTACTTGTGAGGCAAAATATATGGCTCTAGCCTCAACGATTCAACAGTGTATATATTTAAAGAAGTTAATGGAATGCATTGATGGTGACAAATACACACAGACGGTAGTGTATGGAGACAACCAGGGAAAAACATATTTGGCCAAAAACCCTGTGAGCAGACAAAGGTGCAAACGTGGATATTAATTATCATTTTGTAAGATCCATTGTAAACGAAGGTTAAATAAATCACGAACACACCTGTTTCTTGGCTAAAACTGAGAAAGTTTGCAGACTCTATCTTCAGTGTTTAAAAGAGTGGAAGAGATCCACTTCTGTACTGTAGGTTATAGTGTAATTTCTGTTCAGATTTTGTGCAACCTGTGTACAAGTGGGGGTTTTAGAAGATTTAATCTGTGTACTCATGTTGTAGCCTAAGTATATTGAATGCCTTATTGCCAAGTGTGGTGTAGTTTTTAGTTTCCATCGCTAAGAGCCACAAGCTAAAGAAAAATGCTCTTCTTCTGTTCTTCTCCTGAGATGTGTTAGAGAGAAGACCTTCATTGACATCTGTGACTTAATAAATGTGCAACAAAGGCTAGAGAGGATCCCGGCCTCCGTCAAATTATTCCTCCGAGTTCAGCGCTGGTGATGATGCTGTGCTCGACATTGTTATTTCTCTTTAagtgtatttctgtttttaatacatATGATCTATAAAGCAAGATTCAACATTGCAATATATTTAGCTTCATCTGGTCTtgacaaaacaatttttaagaCAGAAATATTTAGACCTTTCTGATAATATTTGTGTTTGAAActcatttattttgtgttttaaggtATAGGCAATATAAAATTTGCTCCCGATTTCATGCCTCATGCATTGTTTCATCAGATGCCGCTGCTCACATGCCTTTTTTTTATCCTGCGTtactgtcacggtttacttgatattggaccccagaatgcagacgagcaggcagcgtgatggtaagtaaaaaaaaggtttaattacgaaaactcacactcagcaggaggcaggaacaaaacgaacgggcaggcaagacaggcatggcatgatcaaaaagacaagacttggtttgagaactagacatgagcatgagaattagacatgagcatgagaactagacatgagcataagagctagacatgagcatgagagatgtttccgcgaagactaacagaacaggtgtgaatatatgactcttgaacacaaactagaaaaacatgaagcaacagcataaccagatctgaaaaccaaacttgacaaaacatgaacaagacgacaaaacaaaagcatgaccaggaaaataaacagaaacatgattcaaaacttgaacagtgaaaaacataaggaaaaaatccgaaaccaaaaaccaaacaaccccaaatcatgacagttaCAGTAACTTATTAAGTTCTTTACTTTCTCAATATTCATCAAATAGGGAAAAGGGGCAACCTGCCTTGAGCTTTTGCTCCTGAAGGAGGTGAGGATGATTTGCCTCCTGCTCAAGCTTCTGCCATGGGGTTGTGGACGCGCCAACACTATCTTTGTTAAATTCATTGTCTAATCCTCTTGGTATCATCCCAGTTACAGTCTTTGTTTCTATGCCAGGTGTTTGCAGTTTTTACTTGTTTCCTCTGTTTATAATTTTGTTATCTGCTTTATTTCGTaaattgaactgtttgtttTAATAACCCTTGCCTTCCTTAATCGCCTCCCCCCCCAATGCCACCAGCAATTCGGTCCTACTTCATCCACTATTTTGTATCTTGTAAAATACACAAGGGTACCCAACTCCAGTCCTCTTGAGCTATTATCCTGCAGGTTTTGGATGCATACCTGCATCTCTGCACAAGCCAGAATCAAATGGgtgaattccctcatcagcatgtCGATTACCTCTGCAAATGTCTGGTAACAAGCCATTCATTTGAATtctgtgttggagaagggatagGACTTGACTTGGGCATCCCTGTACATTTTTCAGAGAAATTATGTTATTTATAGtctaacattttaatttatttattttttgcttggttgattttattacattttattttcatttggtaAACAGTAACtataatggtgcgttcacaccaaacgcgatttctgccAATTTTtggcctcatttgtgtgcttttgcccgcttcacaTTCTGCGTGAACTCCGCATTGGCAttcggcaacaagcggcaacacttcgccgcgtcatcaaataggaggagtttccatctgctgcttgctggtttcaactgaacatggcggacatggatttcacggataatcaggtgttttacctgtggagtgCCGAAAAACGCAGCCGACgtcaacgtccctgggttcaccagattcttcagggacgggaacagttcggagagtaccaccacctactccaggagctgcgtctggatgacggtcgatttcagcggtacttccgtctatccaggacccagttcgactatctgctgccccgcgttgggagacgaatcggcctccgggacgccaactaccggcgaccgcagtgaagccagcccgaagccggacaccggacactcaagctccgcggagccagcggcatccagcccacggctgatccgagtcaggcacccagatttcAGCTAGCTGCTCTCtattgctccctcttctgacgcgcggtggttcaccaaggaccgtcaataagtttccgaaccaaacaatcgtggaaaatctgagtgcctgaatcggatcaaccgtgagctagatgccgctaactccgcggagcttgaacatacaacttcaaactaacttcaccgcggtttaccggcactgtatccccgctgctgaacgcctgtccaaatgtcttcggtgagtaaataaatctcagctcagtaaaaaaacagccgatttttaatgtccacatctcctaaatataagatatttgtgcctaaacataaccaggccaggtcctttctgtacttgtctcagtaaaagtaattagttgagtcatacaactctggcttgccacacaccgccactatgatctggtcctccatcttcactgacaaccgcttcttctccgctttggtccttcaccctacgtcacagccacatccagtacCTGATTGGTTGACACGACaagaatttaggaaaaagttctgATTTTTCAACTCGCTCTGCTCCCGCTtcgctcccgcttcgcttgcCACGCCTTCCGCGCCACGCCCTCCGCGTCCTTTGCaccgcgccgctccgctcctgaacgcccctctacatagggataacatgtaaattggccgctcctttcgcagaaatcgcgtttggtgtgagtacaaatctgttttcaaaatatttcatgaaaagctttcatattaaaataacaaatcAAATTATTTATACAACTGTTGAAAATAGGAATTTCTAATCTACTTGACATTAGAATACATTATTATATTGCCAGCTTGGATGCACTGACGTTGTTCCTTTGTATCCATAGTTTTCAGCCCACGTTTTATTTACTGAACTGTGTTGCTTTCTATTACCTTGTAATTTGAGCAACCTCTTGAAAAACATTACAAGTGTGAGCCAAATAAATTGTGTAGGTTATGCATATAGCCACTCAACCTGATTCTATTTATGATCAAAACTGCAGAACATAACTGATAAACAATGAGCTACACCAATTGCATAGCTCTTTCTGGAGATACCAATGCACAGTTCTACAGTGATTCATGTCACGATTACATCATATAGTAGAAAAATTAAACTTGAAAAGAGTTGAGGAAAGACACTAAGTTCTTAGTgtatttttattgaatatttaacACATTGAAGATAGAGGTCAAACTGTAAAGTAAGTGTTACCAATCACCAATATCTTCCCCGACTACCCAGATCTACAGTATTCTACTTCTTGGATGCTTCTTTAAAGTTCACCACTGGGGCATATGTGGGACAAAACAACATCTATCATATTCTTAATAATGGGAGGTGGTGGGTGGAGGTCATGTGGAAGGTAGTGGGCCTGGCTCATCTCCCAGGCATCCAGCAGTCGGACATTCACTTCTTTGAATATTGCCCTGAGTATCTTATCAcgttgtaaaaaataaaaatcatcagTGGTCACTGACTCTTGCACTGTCAGCCTCTTAGGATTAGCAGTCCTGATGACAACCAGTGTATCTGGAGCCCTAGTTAATAGCCGCACCACTGCCCTCCTTATGCTCAGCAGACGTCGAACGTAGACCTCCACAGGAAAAGTGCTGAAGTGTGCCCAAACCCCAATAACTACAACAGTGTTGTTACCTCCAACCACACTGTCCAGTTCGTTGGCAACAAAATGTAACTGACTGACCGGCAACACAGGAGCACGAATAGGAGGACCATGGCAGCGGAATGTCACTAAGATGTTGTTTGTATAATCCAAGGCCATAAATGGTCcagtttttgggggatttttcaGGTCAAACAACTTGAGATCTGAATGTATAACAGAGAATAGATCAGAAAGAAGTGTGAACCAATTCTCATTGCTGGCAGACATTTCTACTTGGCATC
This portion of the Girardinichthys multiradiatus isolate DD_20200921_A chromosome 17, DD_fGirMul_XY1, whole genome shotgun sequence genome encodes:
- the LOC124883386 gene encoding NXPE family member 3-like isoform X2 produces the protein MKASIRSSGPSKITILPKSKVVNETVPIYTSGLGEAVRTRPAGYYYQGAWRALDGTTVRQFNNGTAMSQCLKGKVVHLYGDSTIRQWFEYLVAKIPDLKLFDLKNPPKTGPFMALDYTNNILVTFRCHGPPIRAPVLPVSQLHFVANELDSVVGGNNTVVVIGVWAHFSTFPVEVYVRRLLSIRRAVVRLLTRAPDTLVVIRTANPKRLTVQESVTTDDFYFLQRDKILRAIFKEVNVRLLDAWEMSQAHYLPHDLHPPPPIIKNMIDVVLSHICPSGEL
- the LOC124883386 gene encoding NXPE family member 3-like isoform X1 — its product is MKASIRSSGPSKITILPKSKVVNETVPIYTSGLGEAVRTRPAGYYYQGAWRALDGTTVRQFNNGTAMSQCLKGKVVHLYGDSTIRQWFEYLVAKIPGRCQVEMSASNENWFTLLSDLFSVIHSDLKLFDLKNPPKTGPFMALDYTNNILVTFRCHGPPIRAPVLPVSQLHFVANELDSVVGGNNTVVVIGVWAHFSTFPVEVYVRRLLSIRRAVVRLLTRAPDTLVVIRTANPKRLTVQESVTTDDFYFLQRDKILRAIFKEVNVRLLDAWEMSQAHYLPHDLHPPPPIIKNMIDVVLSHICPSGEL